From the genome of Vitis riparia cultivar Riparia Gloire de Montpellier isolate 1030 chromosome 11, EGFV_Vit.rip_1.0, whole genome shotgun sequence:
GTGCATGTGACATAGATTGAGATTATATGTTTTGTATGTTTTTTTAGTATCATACAATAATCACTATACATAACCTGGCAAGGGATATTACAGGCTAGGTGAGATTAGGTTAATTTCTGTAGGACTTCAGGCCAACAATTTCCTATGTGACCTGTTATATACCAAGCCAGGTGTAAAGTAGTTAAGGTACaatacccaaaaaagaaaacaaaaagtaatcATGCTTAAGGAATGATTACTAttcattattgaaaataaaaactagagacAATGAACAATTATTGTTCGCTATAACGCTGTTGACAATTATATTCACATATGAAGCTGCAACTAAATTCAAATCTGTTTCCCCACTATAATTATGGAAGATATCCACTTATCTTTTTTGCATCTCTTTTTCAGGTTCTGTTAATAATTTATTCTATACTTCGTAGAGGACGTTTTAGGTAGATTGTCAACAGACATAGTTGTCATGGTGCAAAAAAACACACAAGATAAAGATATGCCAAAGAAGGTCCCTGCATAAGACCTTCAGAgttataagaaatttgaaattctcGTCAGTAAAAGGCAAAAAGAGTAAAACtaaaatgcattattttttattcatacaAAACATTTACAACAAAATGACACCAGCAGCCTAGATGGCATGGTGCAACGTAAGAATAGCACCATGCACACAGCCCAAATCTATATAGTGGAGAAGTTATTTGTGCAGAAATtcacttaaaatatattatcataataattcaaaaggagaagaaaaatcaatttaatgaagTGTTTCTTCATAATAAGGGTGCATATAGAGAGGTAAAACACTCACAATTTCAAGCATCGAGAGTGTTTGCAGTTGCATTGTTTTTGCTTCTTTGGAGTACCATCTTTCACATCAATATTGGGTCTTGGTCGCGATCTTGGGGATTCTGGTTTCCTGAAAAGGAAGGAGACgtgttataataaaattaatagataTAATTGAGCTTTTATGTCAAGTTTTCCACACCAAACAGTATTCCCAAAGTAAGATCATTgtgcatacatatatatatatatatggatgagCACTTAGAATTGGACAAAGTTCAAGTTTGTGCAAAAAATCCTCATATATAAATGTATCATAGATTCAAGAGTCAGAGCCCACAATCATAGTCTATTACCCAATTCAAAATTAGTCAGcaacaaaacaagaaaagcaataaaaagtagtttatttcttattttacacTTCCAAATCTAAACAACAAAGTATATCAAAATCTCAATATAGcacatatcatcaacatcagACTGCCATCAATATTCATTCACACATAAGATGGCATGCACACATACACACTCTTTGTTTGGTGATCAGACATTTCTTATTCTGGGGCTGGATAAAGTAGCAGCAGGGTCCTAACATAGATTAGATCCCTCTGATGAAACCATATGAGCTATACTGCCTCTCAAGaaatgaaggtttttttttttttttttttttttttttttttaaatgtagaaCAAGGAGGGAAAATTCATAGCAATACACAATCAAATTCTCCACATACTTACCAAATTTTCTGCTTCACCGTAGCAAATAATCAAatgcaatttttctttttggtccCAATTCACCATCCACAAACTCAAAGAGAGGCTCAAGTTCAAAACTTTTTAGATTCAAGTATACAATCaacacaaatatattattaatagcctaggtaaaaaaaaaaaaattaattaggcgCCTCAAGGATCCGTTTGACAAAATTTGGTGTGCTAATGCCTACTTGGAagataaaaaattgtaatatgatTGGATAATCTTGAAAGAACTCATACCACACGCACATCcaacaaatatgaaataaataattgtaattgatccacaaaatttaaaataaaaaaaaaccaaattagaGTCATAGCGGGAGTGGGACAGAGAAAGAGAAGTAGCATTCATAAAAAGAATTCAAACCAAAACCcctcaaatttccaaaaaatttgagcAGTTCAAACTCAAAAACCAAATACCCGAAACAAAATACAAGTTCCATGAATGAAGCCACTGAGACAATCTCAGAAACTTACACAACCCTCACTGAAGGATGAGTCGTCTGGGGTGGCACCGGCATCGTCACTGGATGCTGCGCCTGCGCCTGCGCCTGAGGCTGCGACTGCGGGTGCTCTGGCAAGACCACCGCCACCGATGCACCACCAAAAGCCGTAAAATCCAGCTGCCTTGCGAGCTTCTTCGGCGGAATATCCGACGTCACAGCCGCCGTCCCAGCCGTATCCGATTGAACCTTTTTTGGAGGGAAATCCCCTCCCTCACCTTGCtccatcaaattcaaattcaaaactctccaataatcaaataaaacacCTCCTAATTCCAAATTTTCACGCCAATGATTACTCAATCCACTGATTCCTCGCCACAAATTCCACAAATCCACTTAAATTTACCAACTTTCagatccaaaacccaatcaaaTACCTCCGAATAacataaattgaataaaaaatccaGTATTCCGCAGCTCGAGATTCACGGCGGAATCCTGTAAATGGTGGCCGGAAACTGCAGCACTTTGACCGGAATCAATGGAACTCCGATCCAAACAAGGAGataagagagagaagagagaaagacagggtttagagagagaaaacaaagaagGGAAATGAGAGAAGAGAGCAAAATAGCCTCCTTCGTCTCTCCTCCCTCTCTCGAgcttttgaaattcaattttgtaaatattgGACGGTGAGATTCGCCTGATACTCTTATCCGACGTCTAATATTGAAAGAAGTGATCCCCCGGCTGGAATTCATAGAAATGTGTTTGGGTCAGCGGATGACCGTCAGATCAACGAGAGTACGTATTTGCAACGAAAGTGGTGTGAGTGGATGTGTGCGAGATGTTATTATCTGCCGCTCTTCAGACCACGGAAACCTGGTGGTCTCTCCACTAGATACGGcgaaaatatataaatacacCCTGGGTTGAAACGTGGTGATCTGTTATTGGTAGCACACGTATCTCCAATGGTCTCGAGACGGAGGGAGGTTCTTGTGGTTTGCTtcgttaaaaaaataaaaataaaataaaattggcgCTAAAAGGCCTCGAAGTTGTTGACTAGCGGTAGCGAAGGTAAGGTTGTAAATGTACGGCGAGGGATTTTTTCATTTGGAATAAGGGTGAAAATGGACGGACCAGATTTGATTACggatattaatgaaaattttgaaaatttattattattaccccTCGCCATTTGCcttgaaattcaaattaaataattaaaaaaataatcttcttcattgaaaaaatccttaacaaaaatCCAAATTATTCAAATGCATGACTTCATTTAAAGAAATTGGTGGgaaatttatatcattattttattttattttgaagtttttatttaattaaattaattaatatcttGCATTTACTCTagctaaaacattaaaattaatgaatgaaattaaaaaaataatatcattaataaatgataaaaaaattattatttggaaattaacatatttgataaaataaaaaattggcaACTTTAGCTCTATTTGatgatgttttctaaaacttatttttaaaaattgttttattttgtgatgttttttataacttgtttttaaaaatagttttttgttctttaacttaaaatagttttttgttctttaacttaaaaacagtttttaaaaataaattttagaaatacaTTATCAAACAAGCTTgtgttttcctctatttttaaaagttagtgaaaataacttttatttattctttaaaaattattctcaattttactttgattttaaaaattgttttcaaataacaacaactaaataacattaaaaatattaaaaagtactgttctatttttaaatcacatgaccAAACAGACACTTTGTTGCTatagtattaaaatttaaaatttgttaggACAAGTTCCAAACACATGCATCTTATCCAAatgtcattaattttatatccTAAATGTGAATGCAAAATTTCCCGTTTGaagtattattatttgtttattatgatCTAAGGACATGAATTTGCTTTCTTAATTAATATCATGAGAGTATTATTATCATCTAAGGTTGTAGGAAttgaccatttttttatttcatctccTTTCTAAGCCTATGTTTGTTCTTCAAGAATATCaaggaaaatacaaagaaaaaaatagaaaaatagaagaaaataaaaaatgaagagaaataaaaaataaatttaaaattaataaattattttatatactacttcaaactcatttcatctattttttctctgcataaatttctatttaattttaattatatttgattttctttcgtattttttATGAGGCCAAATATGAGAACATCTTTcttctaaacatttttttccattccttAGTCTTTTATAATAACCAAACATACCCATGTAAATCAAAATGGTTTTACAACATCTCAATAAACATTTGTTTAAATTACCAAAATGGTTCATGAAGTAATATACTAATATCCAAAATTGGAGGTTggacataattaaaaaaagagagcaattatccaaaattacattatatgattcatatcacatttaactcctatatttttttaaattattaaagtgTGTTGATTTTTCCTTATCTCCCAACAATTTGTATTAAGATAGCGGATAAACTTTTCTCGCCCCTATTAGACAAACaagtttttctctttccttgtaTGGAATgggtttttaattaaattaaactattaGGGATGTTTTAAGATTTTGGGTATGCTTGTTACATCCctcttaataaaaatacaaaattaattttaaaaggtaatttaatttatcttttcattttcctatttttaacacataaaataaaataataagtatgtgttaataaaaattattttttaataaaatagattataaaaaagttataattctatttattataaaacattttttaatataatttaaaaaattaaaatttaatttcaaaataataattattataaattagacactcgacacaaaaaaaaatctcatttataactcatttaaaataaatataaataatgagaaaacTTATCATATCCCTTCACCAACCGAACACTTAaagatataatatattttctctCGCAATCGAACGTAACTTTAGTGGCAAAATTTTGAGGATTACAAAAGGTTTTCAGAAAAGCACTGCAGGTAGCTCACCACTTCAGAATATCTTGCCCCACGTTAACTTGATAACACTTTGAAATATACAGTGATCTTACAAGAGGTGAGCAAAAACCCCACATGGAGGTAGTCATGATCTACGACGGAAAACAGAACCAAATTATGACCAGaaagaataacaaaaagaaacaagagTTTCCATCCACAAGGGGTTGAAGAATCAGAGACAAAATACTGAATTCAGTCCTAAATGTGTGGTCTCATTTGCTCTCTCATCCGCCTAATAACCCAGAACACACCAACCAAAATCATCTGTCACCTACAACTGCAAGTTACATCTCTTGCTAGTATGGTTCACCAAACCGGTCTCGCCTAATGCCATGCCGATCATCTCGGCCTCGTCCCATATACACATCCCGCCGATAGTCCTTTAGTGGGGGTCCACCCCTAACAGGAGACCGGCTCCTAGCTCTTACATCACGTCCCCATCGGCCACGAGGAGGCAGcggtggaggaggaggagatgGTGGTCGCCTCTCGTATCCTTTCCTTTCATTGTTGAAGAAGCTGTCCCTTCCACGATCCCTATGACCCCAATCTGGTGGGGCTGGTCTATCAAACTTGTTCCTCTCCCTGTAGTCATCTTCAGGATAATCCAGACGATCTCTCCGCATGTTGTGATCGGGAAACCTGCCGTCATGTCTGCGATGTGATGGAGCCCCACCACCAAACTCTCTAGGCCCATCTCTGGCCCAACCACGAGGAGGGGACCTGTAGCCATTCATGGTCCTGCCAGGAGAACGATCCATTGGAGGACCAGAGAAGCGCCTAGGGGGTGGATGTGGAGGTGGCGGCCCAGGAAAACCTCTTCGAGGACTCTCTCCAGGTCCATCGCGATATCTGTTGCAGTTGTTACACTGTTCCCGCCTTGCAAAGTTTAGGTTTCCACATCTGAGATGTAATAAAAAGACTGAATGAGACTTGAGAAAAGCACTGGAAGCTTCAACTCACAAATGCATCAGGAAAAAAAGCTACATCCATGGCAAAACAAAATTCCCTAGTTATTGTTGTATTCAAAACTATCCTTCAaagaaatggggaaaaaaacTTTGCTAACTGTTTAGTCATAATACTCTAGGCGGAATGCTAATTAGATACTGTCTAGTACAATGTTAATTGTATGGCACTAAGGATAAAAGACAGTACCTACCAAAAAAATGCTTTCATAATCATGCAAGGGAAAACATCACATgtaaacaaaaagaaaccaataaTACAAAACAAAAGATATGGCCTTACAAAGGATCTGGGCAAACCCAATCTCCTTCCCTTGGACGCACGTTTGGATTATTTCTTATACCTTCACTTCTGATGGGACCAGGGCCAAATCCAGGCCCATCCAAACCTCTACCAAATGACCGGCCACCACCCCTTCCACGACCATAAGGCGGGGAATGGTTTCGATACCTACCAGGATCCCTCTCGCTGCCAAATCCACGACTGCGTGGCAAGCCACCTGAATGATCAAATTCAGAATTATACCGATGATCAGGATTTCGTCGCCTGACAGGAGAACTGGAACCTGCACGAATTCTATATCCTGAAAAAGCCAGTGAATCCAAAGATAAGCAAACTCCAgtcaaataagagaaaaagttaGCATAAAGTGCATATGTTATATGAAGGTATAACCATGGAAGAGTCGATAACCTCCAACTAAGTTGGCAAAGACAATTACCATCATTCGGTGTCTCCTTGGCATGAGTAGCACAAAAACAACATATTAGTGTGGAATGGATGAGTAAGAACCCACACGGCAACTGCTTTTGTTGTTACTTCTCAAGCTAGTAAGCCATGTCACCAGTCAAATATAACTGGAGCAATGAACAACACATACCACAGTTACCCAAATTAACCATATATGAGAACTCATCAAAATCCTCAAGTCCAAAACCAACCCTGTGTTCCTAAAACCAAGAGCTGCATCATTCTATCCTGTATGCTATTTTAGGTTTAAAcctaattttaacttaaaacatcTGAAATCAACCCAAAACCATGGAGCAACCAAGACTCAATGAGGTGCCTTGGTAGTAATATATAAGAGAACTTCATCTGTAATTGCCACCTGCAGATAGAAAAGATGGATGGATACCTAACAAAATAGGATTCAATGGCAAACACAATAAACCCAATGAAAGTTTGTTCAAAACATCCACCCAAATGTGCCTCCCAATAGAAGCAGCAAGACCAACAGAGCAAAACAAACTTCACTGGAATGTTAATGGCAAATTAGTTCATGACTTCATCTGCTACCAGTttgctcgcttctttccagaAACCATCTAAATATCTTGCAAGAAGATGTTCAATTGGAAAGTCCGAAGGTTTACTTCAAAACAACATTACTAAATATATCTCCACCCAACCATATCATGCTCAAAAAATCATTCCTGAAAGATAGCAGGCAGAGACAACATCAGGATGTCCAACCCAAAAAATGTAATTCCATCTTATAATCCGTCTTTCTGTAGTTCCCTCAACTAAGAAATAACAGATACATGCATGGAGACTCTGGGAAGAACTATCATCCAAACTGCAGCATTGTTCAGTATCGCTTCACCACCCATCAAAgtaaaaacaataacaaaaccTATGAAAATTCAGCAGGAGTTAGACAGTAACACATAATGGAAGTTCCTGAACTTCCATGCATTCACACCCATCATGGCAACTCGGAAAAAGTAGAATTCCAAATTAGTTACTAATTAACCAcccaagtaaaagaaaaattatgccCCGGAACCAAACCATTGAGTCTCATAATGACTGTGCCAAACCACACATCTGCTTATGAACCGCTTATTTCGAAATTCAATAATATGCATGCCCACAAATTAAAGAAACCAGAGGAAACCAAAAACTGACAACCACAACGCTCACCACCAAACACAGTCTTCTATGAAACAACGCCAGAAATTAGGAAAGCTCAAAACTCCAGTGTTTTTCCAAGTTACTGCAGTGGACTAGAGATAACCCAGCCTCACTGATGGTTACAACTTAAAATACTACCATCTGATGCCAGTGGATATTCAAACTCCTCTTAAACCACATAATTTGATGATTGAGATTCTTAATGCAAATTCTtcatgaaatatcatgaataGCCGACATCtataaattcatatttgatTGAAGCCCACACCAGTCACCTTTCCAAGCAAAATGCCTGACCATGGTTACCAGCAAAGCCAGGGGCATGCGCTTATTTTTAGTGATGCAGCAACCGATTAGTTCACACAACATGTATGATATCTCACAAGAGCATTTTCCACATACACGTTTAccttcaaaccaaaaaagatTTACCCAAACCATTTCCCAAAACCCGCACTCACACCAACATGCCTTCCTCAAGACCCAAATTCTTGTACCAGGCAACATTAAAGCTGTAACATACAATAGCAAAATTCATTCGCAATTTGACATTCAATAAACGGTAGTAGTAGATCCACATGCTCAACATGCAATACAAGAGAAGGACAACAGGTTGTAGGAGCCTGACTTGTAGTACAACTAGCATAAATTCATAAGGTAATATCATCTGATAAAAAAAGAACCACTTAATGATGCTACAGATATACCAAAccaaacattttatatatatacacatatgcGTGCATATctattagagagagagagagagagagagagagagagactatGGGCAAGTCATCTTGGCATATACCATACATTCATGTTAAAAAGAAGTAATTATAAGAACCTCTCTTTGGGGTATgagcaaatatattaaaggaaaagaaagaatgaaacatgaaaaaaaaaaaaaaaatgtcgtTCACAGAACACCCCAGAcagaaaaaagagagaacaaaaaGGAGAACAACAACAAAcacaatttaattttgaaagaagGCAAAAAATGCTCATTAAACTCTCTGAGTGTATTGCCCCTTTTGGAGAAGGAAATTGATCACCTCCTTGGTGAAGCTCAAAACCCACACAAAATCCACTTCAAAGTCTGGTCCTGAAGCAATTGGCTCAATCACAGCCCATTCTCTGTAATATGTAAGTTCGAGTGAACGATTTAGAGCAGATTATGCAGAGGGATTTTAAGGCGAAAGAATGGGCTCTATTGAGAAGGATTTGAGTCTATGACTTTGCATTCAAGGAAACAAGTTGGATGCAAAAATCTAAAGCCTTGTGCCTCCATAAGGGTGCAAGAACACCAAATTGTATTTGTAGAATTGTCAATGCCAACAAGAGAGGAAGTTGGCAGATGAGCTTAAGACTGGTGTTTGGCTGACAGAAGTCAATGACATCAAATTGGGGAATTGTCACTTGAGGAAGCTAACTTCAGATCTAGTGGCAAGGACGACGATTTGGCCCTGTGAATGAGGAAGAGGCCATGGCAGTGCTTCATGATCTTAGAAGGGATAAAGCCCAAGCCCTGGTAAACAATCAAATGGAATATTTTAGGGGGTTGTAGAGGAATTTCCATGCTTAAAAGCAACCTTTATAATGTTTAGTTCCAGGGTGGAGTATATTAAAGATTTTAGGCATGCCATTTTAGTGGAAGACTTATATAAGTTCTTGGCCAAATCATTAATAACAGGCTTAGGAGGATAGGGAAAACATCAATGTTGTTGTGGTTGCTACTGAACGTGTCATATCAGGACTAAAAAGCTTTAGAGTAGGAATTGAGTGTAAACTGGATTTATGAAAGGCCTAAGATCATGTAATAGGGATTCTTAATGTTATTACAGGAAAGAATGAGTTATGCTCAAATGTGGATTGTATGGATCAAATCTGTACTTCTATGATTAGATTTTCTGTCTTGATGACTGCATGGCCACAGGTCTCTTACAAAGCTCTAGAGGTTTTAGACAAGAATGTCTGCCTTCCCCTTGTCCATTTGTTTGGGTGATATCATGAATCATGGCTTTGAATTGCTATATTCCACAAGCCTAAGGGGGATTGCATGAATCAAATTCTGTATCACTGTGATTGGATTCTTTTTCTCAATGAATGACATGCCCACACTTTCCAAGCTCTTGAGGTCTTAGACAAG
Proteins encoded in this window:
- the LOC117924859 gene encoding transcription initiation factor TFIID subunit 15b isoform X1, whose translation is MGSRDKDQTAPHQPLLSSLVIRPSDSSGGGTGGSDYEPGELRREAPHYSRSDRFSDGPDRQCSQTPDRSRYRIRAGSSSPVRRRNPDHRYNSEFDHSGGLPRSRGFGSERDPGRYRNHSPPYGRGRGGGRSFGRGLDGPGFGPGPIRSEGIRNNPNVRPREGDWVCPDPLCGNLNFARREQCNNCNRYRDGPGESPRRGFPGPPPPHPPPRRFSGPPMDRSPGRTMNGYRSPPRGWARDGPREFGGGAPSHRRHDGRFPDHNMRRDRLDYPEDDYRERNKFDRPAPPDWGHRDRGRDSFFNNERKGYERRPPSPPPPPLPPRGRWGRDVRARSRSPVRGGPPLKDYRRDVYMGRGRDDRHGIRRDRFGEPY
- the LOC117924859 gene encoding transcription initiation factor TFIID subunit 15b isoform X2, which produces MGSRDKDQTAPHQPLLSSLVIRPSDSSGGGTGGSDYEPGELRREAPHYSRSDRFSDGPGYRIRAGSSSPVRRRNPDHRYNSEFDHSGGLPRSRGFGSERDPGRYRNHSPPYGRGRGGGRSFGRGLDGPGFGPGPIRSEGIRNNPNVRPREGDWVCPDPLCGNLNFARREQCNNCNRYRDGPGESPRRGFPGPPPPHPPPRRFSGPPMDRSPGRTMNGYRSPPRGWARDGPREFGGGAPSHRRHDGRFPDHNMRRDRLDYPEDDYRERNKFDRPAPPDWGHRDRGRDSFFNNERKGYERRPPSPPPPPLPPRGRWGRDVRARSRSPVRGGPPLKDYRRDVYMGRGRDDRHGIRRDRFGEPY